The following are from one region of the Gambusia affinis linkage group LG02, SWU_Gaff_1.0, whole genome shotgun sequence genome:
- the LOC122823910 gene encoding C-C motif chemokine 24-like isoform X3: MKIQLSLCLLALLCSLWSSSAAPVGPGVISGACCQGNSNTTIPRGKVKELQNSPIHCKVKSVIVTTESNKKFCLDPAWTWTQTLQREFGKEKRLH, translated from the exons atGAAGATCCAGCTGAGCCTCTGCCTCCTGGCTCTCCTCTGCTCCCTGTGGTCCAGCTCTGCAG CTCCAGTCGGTCCGGGCGTGATATCTGGTGCCTGTTGCCAAGGCAACAGCAACACGACGATTCCCAGAGGGAAagtgaaggagctgcagaactCTCCGATTCACTGCAAAGTCAAATCTGTCAT AGTCACCACTGAGAGCAACAAGAAGTTCTGCCTGGATCCCGCCTGGACCTGGACCCAGACACTGCAGAGAGAGTTTGGGAAAGAAAAACGGCTCCACTGA